The Acidimicrobiales bacterium sequence CCGGCCCCTCGACGCCCGGTCCGACGTCTACGCCCTGGGCGTGGTGCTCTACGAGATGCTGTGCGGGCGGGCCCCGTTCGACGCCGACTCCGACCTGGCCCTGGCCGTGAAGCACCTCACCGCCGAGCCGGGCCCGCCGTCGGAGGTCAATCCCGCCGTCCCGCCCTGGCTGGACGCCGTGGTCATGACCGCCCTGGCCAAGGACCCCGACCGGCGCTTCCAGTCGGCGGCCGCCCTGCACCAGGCGCTGGTGGGGGCGGGCAGCGCCGGGGCCCCGTCCCCGCCGCCGGCCCGGTCCCGGGCGGCGTTGGTCCCAGCGGGCGCTCCCGACGATTCCGGCGAGCCCACCCAGGCCGGGCTCTCCACCCTGGTGGCGGACCGCCCCGGGCCCGCCGACCGGGGCCCGGCGCCCGCCCGCCGGCGCGGCCGGCCCCCCGCGCTGGTCATCGGGGCCGGCTTCCTGGCCGTGGCCATCGTCACCGCCGCCCTGGTGGCCCTGGTGGGCCGGGGCTCGGGGACCGGTACCGGGTCGGCGGGCCAGACCGGCACCAGCGCCGCCGACAGCGGCCGGCCCCTCCCGCTGGCCGGGGCCCACTCCTTCAACCCGTTGGGTGGTGGAACCGAGCACGAGGAGGTCGTGGGCAGCCTCGTCGACGGCAACCCCCAGACCTACTGGTACACCGAGCACTACGCCAGCCCCTCGTTCGGGAACCTGAAGAGCGGGGTGGGCGCCTACGTCCAGCTCCGCTCCCCGACCGACGTGTCCCGGATGGTCGTGGAGTCCCCCGACGCCGGCTGGCGCTACCAGGTCTACGAGACGGCCGGCGGCCAGGCCCCCGGGACCCTGGCGGGGTGGGGCAGCCCGGTGGCCGACGGCACCGTGAGCGGGACCACCACCACGGTCAGCCTCCCCGGGCACCCCGCCTTCTACGTCCTGCTGTGGCTGACCTACCTCGGGGACGGCGCCTCCTCGGTGCGGGTGGGAGAGATCAGCCTCTACTCGTAGCCGCCCCCCCGTGGCGCTCCCACCACCCCCCGGTCGGCGCCCCCGCCACCGGCGTCACCACCCGCCCCACCACCACGACCGCCTGCACCTCGGCGCCGCCCGCGGCCAGCGCCGACGCCGCGCTCTGGGCCCGGGCCCCGGTGGTCCAGGTGTCGTCGAGCAGCACCACCCGGGACCCGGCCACGTCGGCGCCCTCCCCCAGGCAGAACCCCCCGTCTCCCGCCTGCCGGTGCCCCACCATGGCCGGCCCCGGGCGCAGGGTCCCCGGCCACAGCTGGGCCGCCACCGGCACCACCGCCGCCAGGGCCATCTCGAGGGGATGGCCTCCGGCCCGGCCCGTGGTGGACGGGACCACGACCAGGCCGTCCCAGCCCGCCGGCGCGACCTCCGGGCCCCGCTCCCACAGGAACCGGGCCAGGAGGGCCCCGACCCGCCGGGCCAGCACAGCCCGGGTGGCCGGGGGCCCGTCCTTGTAGCCCCGGAGGGCCTGGTGGAGCACCCCGCCCGGCCGGTACAGCGACACCGGCGCCACCCGCCGGCACGGCCAGCTGACCTGGCCCGCCGTCAGCCGGCACGGGAAGCACACCGGGTACCCCCGCCGGGTCCAGCCGTGGCACAGGGCGCAGACGTCGTCGTCGGCCTCGGGGGCGGGGACGCAGGCGGCCGCCAGCGGGGCGCTCTCCCCGATCGCCCCCGCCGTCGACAGCCCCGCCGGCGACAGCCCCGCCGTCGACGGGCTCCCTGTGGAGAGCATGGCCACCGATCCCATGGGGGCAGGGTAGGGAGGGGGTGTGACGGCACCTTCGCCCATAGGGGGAGGAAACCGGCCGCCGGTCCGGAGGGCCGCAATCGGCGCAGACTTGCCGCCCGGGCGGCGGGCGGACGAGACTTGACCAGCCGGTCAATTAACTCGCCGAGGGAGCCGCACAGATGCCTAACGCCGTGATCATCGACGCCGTCCGCACCGCCGGGGGCAAGCGCAACGGAAAGCTCCGGGGCTGGCACCCCGTCGACCTGGCGGCCGAGGTGCTCAAGTCTCTCGCCGAGCGCAACAAGCTCGACCCCGGGGTCGTCGACGACGTGATCATGGGCTGCGTCATGCAGGTCG is a genomic window containing:
- a CDS encoding protein kinase; translation: LDGIVAKGGMAEVWEAHDSLLDRPVAVKVPLVHLRMQPDFMARFRREAVAAARLNHPNVVAVYDTGADADLGGYIVMELVPGPSLRQLIKSDGALPVEQAVEVAGQVATALEFAHSRGVVHRDVKPANVLLSADGVKVADFGIAKAVLDADDLTQTNLMLGTARYLAPEQVEGRPLDARSDVYALGVVLYEMLCGRAPFDADSDLALAVKHLTAEPGPPSEVNPAVPPWLDAVVMTALAKDPDRRFQSAAALHQALVGAGSAGAPSPPPARSRAALVPAGAPDDSGEPTQAGLSTLVADRPGPADRGPAPARRRGRPPALVIGAGFLAVAIVTAALVALVGRGSGTGTGSAGQTGTSAADSGRPLPLAGAHSFNPLGGGTEHEEVVGSLVDGNPQTYWYTEHYASPSFGNLKSGVGAYVQLRSPTDVSRMVVESPDAGWRYQVYETAGGQAPGTLAGWGSPVADGTVSGTTTTVSLPGHPAFYVLLWLTYLGDGASSVRVGEISLYS